The Streptomyces sp. NBC_00224 genome contains the following window.
ACCTTGCCGACTTCCTTCGCCGCGTCCTTGACGGGGCTGATGTCCGGCGTGCTGTCGCCGTTCTTGATCGCTGAACGGACGTTGGCGACCGCCTTGTTGAGGTTGTCGACCGCCTTGGAGAGGTCGGCGTTGTCTGTCTTGTTCTTCAGGGACGACAGGTTCTTGTCGATGTCGTTGAGGGCCTGGTCCGCCTGTGTCGGGTTGTCGGTGGCGTTGGACACGGCGCGGCCGAGGTCGTCGACGCTGGAGGCGATCGCGTCGGCCGTCTGGACGCAGTCGAGCGCCTTGCTGACCGCGCTGCATCCGACGGCGGGCAGGGCGAGGGCGGCGGTGACGGCGGCGAGCGCGAGGGCGCGGCGGCTGCGGCGCATGGGCGGGTCCTCCCCGGGGTGTACGGACGGGCGTACGGTTCGGCCCGTACGCCCGTGTCGGTAGGGACGCCGGGAGCGGCCCTCTTGGTTGCCTCTTTACTCGCCGAGCGTGCGGCCGAGCGCCTCGACCTGGAGTGCCGCGAGGTCGGCGCAGCCGCCGGTGGCGAGGTCGAGCAGCGCGTTGAGCTCCTTGCGGTCGAACGGCTCGGCCTCGGCGGTGCCCTGGACCTCGACGAAGCGGCCGTCGCCGGTGCAGACGACGTTCATGTCGGTCTCGGCGCGGACGTCCTCCTCGTAGCAGAGGTCGAGGAGCGGGGCGCCGTCGACGATGCCGACGGAGACGGCCGCGACCGTGCCGGTGAGGGGCTGGCGGTTGGCCTTGACCAGCTTCTTGGTCTGGGCCCAGCTGACGGCGTCGGCGAGTGCCACGTACGCGCCGGTGATGGCGGCGGTGCGGGTGCCGCCGTCGGCCTGGAGGACGTCGCAGTCGAGGACGATCGTGTTCTCGCCGAGGGCCTTGTAGTCGATGACGGCGCGGAGCGAGCGGCCGATCAGGCGGCTGATCTCGTGGGTGCGTCCGCCGATCTTGCCGCGTACGGATTCGCGGTCGCCGCGGGTGTTGGTGGAGCGCGGCAGCATCGAGTACTCCGCGGTCACCCAGCCCTCGCCGCTGCCCTTGCGCCAGCGGGGGACGCCTTCGGTGACGGAGGCGGTGCAGAAGACTTTGGTGTCGCCGAAGGAGATGAGGACGGAGCCCTCGGCGTGCTTGCTCCATCCGCGTTCGATGGTGACGGGGCGGAGCTGGTCGGGGGTGCGGCCGTCGATACGAGACATGCCCCGAGCCTAGCCCGTGGGCGTCTCGCTCCTGGGGGCATGCCCCCCGGCCCCCCTTCCGGGGCTTCGCCCCCGCCCCCGTTCCGGGCTTCGCCCTGGAACGCCTCGTTCGTCTGCGGACCGCGGGGGGCTGGTCGCGCAGTTCCCCGCGCCCCTAGGTAGTCCGCCGCAGCCTGAGAACCCAGCTCGGCCATAGTCCTTAAGGGGCGCGGGGAACTGCTCGACCAGCCCCCGCGGTCCGCGGACGGGCACCGGCAAAAGGGGCCCCTCCCGTCCCGGAAGGGGCCCCTCTCAGCGACTCGCGTCGCTCACATCATGTCTTCGATGTCCGCCGCGATCGGGTCGGCGTCGGTGCCGATGACGACCTGGATCGCGGTGCCCATCTTGACGACGCCGTGGGCGCCGGCGGCCTTCAGCGCGGCCTCGTCGACCTTGCTCGGGTCAATGACCTCGGTGCGGAGGCGGGTGATGCAGCCCTCGACCTCTTCGATGTTCTCGATACCGCCGAGCCCGGCGACGATCTTCTCAGCCTTGCTGGCCATGTCTGTCTCCCTGTTCTTTCAAAGAACGCTGTGGCGGCGCACCGCAGGTCCGGCCGACCGCAGTTCCGCTTTGTCACCGTAACGCACGTTTGGCCCAGTTACGCGAGCGAGCGTCCGCGCGCTGGCCAAGGATGGCGATCACCGGTACCGCGCCCGTGCGGCCAGGCTCCGGACGATACCGCAACTGGTCTACACCAGTGTGCAACGCATCCCGGAACTGGCTTGTTCCGGCGGGACGTACGGGACGGAGGGTCGCCGATGAGCGCGGACAGCGCGGCAGTGGACCGGCCGAAGTGGTGGAACGGTGCGTTCCAGAACCTCCAGAAGATGGGACGCAGCCTCCAGCTGCCGATCGCCGTCCTGCCGGCGGCCGGCATCCTCAACCGGCTCGGCCAGCCCGACGTCTTCGGCAAGGACGGGCTCGGCTGGACCGACGTCGCCAAGGTCATGGCGGGTGCGGGCGGCGCGCTGCTCGACGCCAACATCGGGCTCCCGCTGCTGTTCTGCATCGGCGTGGCCATCGGCATGGCCAAGAAGGCGGACGGCTCCACCGCGCTCGCCGCCGTGGCCGGATTCCTCGTCTACTACAACGTGCTGCACCAGTTCCCCAAGGACTGCGCCGCCGGGGCGAAGGTGATCTCGGCGGGGTGCCAGGCGAACGACGGAACGGTCGCGGCCTTCACATACCAGAACCCGGGCGTCTTCGGCGGCATCGTCATGGGCCTGCTCGCCGCCTGGTTCTGGCAGCGCTACCACCGGGTCAAGCTGGTCGACTGGCTCGGCTTCTTCAACGGCCGCCGGCTCGTCCCCATCATCATGTCGTTCGTCGCCATCGCCTTCGCCGCGATCTGCCTGTGGATCTGGCCGCCGATCGGCGACGGCCTGGAGAACTTCAGCGACTGGCTGGTGGGGCTCGACGCCTGGGGTTCGGGCATCTTCGGCGTCGCCAACCGCGCGCTGCTCGTCATCGGCCTGCACCAGTTCCTGAACGTGCCCATCTGGTTCCAGTTCGGCAGCTTCACCAAGCCGGACGGGACCGTGGTGCACGGTGACATCAGCATGTTCCTGGCGGGCGACCCGGACGCGGGCCAGTTCACCACCGGCTTCTTCCCGATCATGATGTTCGCGCTGCCCGCGGCCGCGCTGGCGATGACGCACTGCGCCAAGCCGCACCGCCGCAAGCAGGTGGGCGGTCTGATGCTGTCGGTCGGCCTGACGTCGTTCGTCACCGGCATCACCGAGCCGATCGAGTACTCGTTCCTCTTCATCGCCCCGCTGCTGTACGTGATCCACGCGGTCCTCACCGGTGTCTCGATGGCGGTGAGCTGGGCACTGGGCGTCAAGGACGGCTTCAGCTTCTCGGCCGGACTGATCGACTACGTCATCAACTGGAACCTGGCGACAAAGCCGTGGCTGATCATTCCGATCGGTCTCGCCTTCGCCGTCGTCTACTACGTGATCTTCCGGTTCGCGATCATCAAGTTCGATCTGCCGACTCCCGGGCGCGAGCCGGAGGAGCTGGAGAAGGAGATCGAGCGGGAGAACACGAAGTAATAACGGCGGGATAACCAAGCGGTTGTACGGCAGAGGCCTCGGACCCCAGGGTCCGGGGCCTTTGTCCGTCATGCCGGAATGTATGGCTCAGCACACAGAAATTGCAGGTTCCTTATCTAACCCTCACCGTGCTACAACTGGTCTACACCACTCAATGGTGTAGACCACGCGGGCTTAACCGCGTTCCCCCCTTGAGACGCCGCCGTCCCCCCGTACTTTTCCATGTCCCCGGGCGGCGCCTTGCCAACTGGAGGAAGTTGATGAGTACGGCCACCGCTACGGCGGCGCCCGCGAAGAAGCGGGGTGCCGGCCTGTTCCAGGGTCTGCAGAAGGTCGGTCGCAGCCTGCAGCTGCCGATCGCCGTACTGCCGGCCGCGGGCATTCTGCTCCGCCTCGGTCAGGACGATGTCTTCGGCAAGGACGGCCTCGGCTGGGACAAGGTCGCCAAGGTCTTCGCGACCGCCGGTGACGCGGTCTTCGCCAATCTGCCGCTGCTGTTCTGCGTCGGTATCGCGATCGGTTTCGCCAAGAAGGCCGACGGCTCCACCGCGCTCGCCGCGCTCGTCGGCTTCCTGGTCTACAAGAACGTGCTCACCGCGTTCCCGGTGACCGACGGCGTGGTCAACACCACCGCGAACAAGGGCGTCGACGTCGCCGCGACGTACAACGACCCCAAGGTCTTCGGCGGCATCATCATGGGCCTGCTCGCCGCGGTGATCTGGCAGAAGTACCACCGCACCAAGCTGGTCGACTGGCTCGGCTTCTTCAACGGCCGCCGGCTGGTCCCGATCATCATGGCCTTCGTCGGCACCGCGATGGGTGTCTTCTTCGGTCTGGTCTGGGAGCCGATCGGCGACGTCATCACCAACTTCGGTGAGTGGATGACCGGCCTCGGCGCCGTCGGCGCGGGCATCTTCGGTGTCGTCAACCGCGCGCTGCTGCCCATCGGCATGCACCAGTTCGTGAACACGGTCGCCTGGCAGGAGATCGGCGACTTCAAGGACTCCACCGGCACCATGTGGCACGGCGACCTGCCGCGCTTCTTCCACGGCGACCCGACCGCCGGCCAGTTCATGTCCGGCTTCTTCCCGATCATGATGTTCGCGCTGCCGGCCGCCGCCCTGGCGATCACGCACTGCGCCCGCCCCGAGCGCCGCAAGGCCGTCGGCGGCATGATGATCTCGCTCGCGCTGACCTCGTTCGTCACCGGCATCACCGAGCCGATCGAGTTCGCGTTCATGTTCATCGCGCCGGTCCTGTACGTGATCCACGCGGTCCTGACCGCCGTCTCGATGGCCGTCACCTGGGCGCTGGGCGTACACCACGGCTTCAGCTTCTCCGCCGGTGCGATCGACTACATATTGAACTGGAACCTCGCGACCAAGCCGTGGATGATCATCCCGATCGGTCTCGTCTTCGCCGCGATCTACTACTTCGTCTTCCGCTTCGCGATCACGAAGTTCAACCTCACCACTCCGGGCCGTGAGCCCGAGGAGGAGATCGAGGACCTGACGAAGGCGTAAGCCTCACGGGTTACTGAGCCTCACGGGTTACGCGAAAGGGCCCCCGGCACCACTCGGTGCCGGGGGCCCTTTCCGTACGTCCGCTCAGACCTCGTAGACCGCTCCCGGCGCCGCCAGCTCCACCGGGCCCGGGTACGCCCCACGGGCGTCCGTCAGGTTGACCTCGCCGTCCGTCCACGGCGGGATGTGGGTCAGGACCAGGCGGCCGACCCCGGCGCGGGCGGCGTGTTCGCCTGCCTCGCGGCCGTTGAGGTGGAGGGCCGGGATGTCCTCCTTGCCGTGCGTGAAGGACGCCTCGCACAGGAAGAGGTCGGTGCCCTCGGCCAGCTCGTGCAGCGCCTCGCAGACACCGGTGTCGCCCGAGTAGGTGAGGGACGCGCCACCGTGCTCGATGCGGATGCCGTACGCCTCGACGGGGTGGCAGACCCGCTCCGTACGGACCGCGAACGGGCCGATGTCGAACGAGCCGGACTTCAGGGTGTGGAAGTCGAACACCTCGCTCATGGAGGAGCTGGACGGCGTGTCCGCGTACGCCGTGGTGAGCCGCTGCTCGGCGCCCTCCGGCGCGTACACCGGCATGGGGGCGCAGCGTCCGCCCTCGTGGCGGTAGTACCGGGCCACGAAGTAGCCGCACATGTCGATGCAGTGGTCGGCGTGCAGATGGCTGAGGAAGATCGCGTCGAGGTCGTAGAGACCGATGTGGCGCTGCAGCTCGCCCAGGGCGCCGTTGCCCATGTCGAGGAGCAGCCGGAAGCCGTCGGCCTCGACGAGGTAGCTCGAACAGGCCGATTCCGCGGACGGGAACGACCCGGAGCAGCCGACGACGGTGAGCTTCATGGAGCGTGAACCTCCGGGAGCGGCAAGGGAACGGGGAGGGCGGCGGGAGGTCGTGCGGTCCGTCGAGCGTAAGGCGCCGCACTGCCGGTCGCTCCTCAGTGGCGGGCCGTTGTGGGGGAACTCACCTGCGCTGTCACCGGTTCGGGCGGAGTGCGAGCGGAGCGCGCGCGGGGGGCGTGCGGGGGGCGGGCCGCCGGGTAACGTCTGCGGTATGGACACGTCGTGGTGGCTCGCGGTGATCGCCGTGGTGGTGGTCGCGCTGGGGGCCGCGGTGGTCGACGGGCGGGGGCGCGGTCGGTCGCGCCCGGCTCGGCCCGGGGGGCGCGTACGGCCGCCCGGGCGACCTGCCGGTCCGCGCCGGGCGCCCAAGCGGCGGCCTCAGCCGGGTGAGATCTGGTGGGCGGACGTGCCGTACGAGGACGGGCCCGGCTCGAAGGACCGGCCCTGTCTCGTGTTGTCGGTACGGGGGGACAGCGCGCTGGTCGCGAAGATCACCAGCAAGTTCCACGAGGAGCAGGCCGGGGTGATTCCGCTGCCGCCGGGGACGGTCGGGGACGCGCAGGGGCGGCCGAGCTTCCTGGAGACGGATGAGCTGCGTGACGTGGCGCTGTGGGAGTTTCGGCGGCGGGTGGGAGTGGTGGATCCTACGGTGTGGGATCAGGTGCG
Protein-coding sequences here:
- a CDS encoding glucose PTS transporter subunit EIIB, which encodes MASKAEKIVAGLGGIENIEEVEGCITRLRTEVIDPSKVDEAALKAAGAHGVVKMGTAIQVVIGTDADPIAADIEDMM
- a CDS encoding PTS transporter subunit EIIC; translated protein: MSTATATAAPAKKRGAGLFQGLQKVGRSLQLPIAVLPAAGILLRLGQDDVFGKDGLGWDKVAKVFATAGDAVFANLPLLFCVGIAIGFAKKADGSTALAALVGFLVYKNVLTAFPVTDGVVNTTANKGVDVAATYNDPKVFGGIIMGLLAAVIWQKYHRTKLVDWLGFFNGRRLVPIIMAFVGTAMGVFFGLVWEPIGDVITNFGEWMTGLGAVGAGIFGVVNRALLPIGMHQFVNTVAWQEIGDFKDSTGTMWHGDLPRFFHGDPTAGQFMSGFFPIMMFALPAAALAITHCARPERRKAVGGMMISLALTSFVTGITEPIEFAFMFIAPVLYVIHAVLTAVSMAVTWALGVHHGFSFSAGAIDYILNWNLATKPWMIIPIGLVFAAIYYFVFRFAITKFNLTTPGREPEEEIEDLTKA
- a CDS encoding PTS transporter subunit EIIC translates to MSADSAAVDRPKWWNGAFQNLQKMGRSLQLPIAVLPAAGILNRLGQPDVFGKDGLGWTDVAKVMAGAGGALLDANIGLPLLFCIGVAIGMAKKADGSTALAAVAGFLVYYNVLHQFPKDCAAGAKVISAGCQANDGTVAAFTYQNPGVFGGIVMGLLAAWFWQRYHRVKLVDWLGFFNGRRLVPIIMSFVAIAFAAICLWIWPPIGDGLENFSDWLVGLDAWGSGIFGVANRALLVIGLHQFLNVPIWFQFGSFTKPDGTVVHGDISMFLAGDPDAGQFTTGFFPIMMFALPAAALAMTHCAKPHRRKQVGGLMLSVGLTSFVTGITEPIEYSFLFIAPLLYVIHAVLTGVSMAVSWALGVKDGFSFSAGLIDYVINWNLATKPWLIIPIGLAFAVVYYVIFRFAIIKFDLPTPGREPEELEKEIERENTK
- a CDS encoding MBL fold metallo-hydrolase, which produces MKLTVVGCSGSFPSAESACSSYLVEADGFRLLLDMGNGALGELQRHIGLYDLDAIFLSHLHADHCIDMCGYFVARYYRHEGGRCAPMPVYAPEGAEQRLTTAYADTPSSSSMSEVFDFHTLKSGSFDIGPFAVRTERVCHPVEAYGIRIEHGGASLTYSGDTGVCEALHELAEGTDLFLCEASFTHGKEDIPALHLNGREAGEHAARAGVGRLVLTHIPPWTDGEVNLTDARGAYPGPVELAAPGAVYEV
- the rph gene encoding ribonuclease PH — encoded protein: MSRIDGRTPDQLRPVTIERGWSKHAEGSVLISFGDTKVFCTASVTEGVPRWRKGSGEGWVTAEYSMLPRSTNTRGDRESVRGKIGGRTHEISRLIGRSLRAVIDYKALGENTIVLDCDVLQADGGTRTAAITGAYVALADAVSWAQTKKLVKANRQPLTGTVAAVSVGIVDGAPLLDLCYEEDVRAETDMNVVCTGDGRFVEVQGTAEAEPFDRKELNALLDLATGGCADLAALQVEALGRTLGE
- a CDS encoding type II toxin-antitoxin system PemK/MazF family toxin, with protein sequence MDTSWWLAVIAVVVVALGAAVVDGRGRGRSRPARPGGRVRPPGRPAGPRRAPKRRPQPGEIWWADVPYEDGPGSKDRPCLVLSVRGDSALVAKITSKFHEEQAGVIPLPPGTVGDAQGRPSFLETDELRDVALWEFRRRVGVVDPTVWDQVRYLA